From Methylocystis sp. ATCC 49242, one genomic window encodes:
- the secB gene encoding protein-export chaperone SecB codes for MSDTNGNGANAAPGGAPALNALVQYLKDFSFENPNAPNSLGPQEKAPNISIQVNVNAKQLAPTDFEVSLTLDAKAGEGAGLLFKLDMEYGGVFRLLNIPQEQVHPIVMIECPRLLFPFVRQIVADATRDGGFPPLYIDPIDFVALYQQKAAEASGQNFAQA; via the coding sequence ATGTCCGACACCAATGGCAACGGCGCTAATGCGGCGCCGGGGGGCGCTCCGGCCCTCAACGCCCTCGTTCAGTATCTGAAGGACTTCTCCTTCGAAAATCCGAACGCCCCGAATTCCCTCGGCCCGCAGGAGAAGGCGCCGAATATTTCCATTCAGGTCAACGTCAACGCCAAGCAGCTGGCGCCGACCGATTTCGAAGTGTCGCTGACCCTCGACGCCAAGGCCGGCGAGGGCGCGGGCCTGTTGTTCAAGCTCGATATGGAATATGGCGGCGTCTTCCGCCTGCTGAACATTCCGCAGGAGCAGGTCCATCCGATCGTGATGATCGAATGTCCGCGTCTCCTTTTCCCCTTCGTGCGCCAGATCGTGGCTGACGCGACCCGCGACGGCGGTTTCCCCCCGCTCTACATCGACCCGATCGATTTCGTCGCGCTCTATCAGCAAAAGGCCGCCGAGGCCTCGGGTCAGAACTTCGCGCAGGCGTAA
- a CDS encoding COG4223 family protein, with product MAGPDADEKDNVPAVEGGAGDAGKTPEAPRKPPGAARRGGGLLMKLSGSALLLLIAIGAGGYGALIFKDKDPRIRLVADYVESGVGEAQSALDKAQASLAELMGETKPAKGSKVTTYRAAPLAQSPEPEKAPEPVKAPEPAKAPERVEKAPEAPAAPAQPAFSAADAVALEARVEATVEASNELARKALQLAESALAAAEAAKSGRAAAPGATAPADAGGFTAEEMSSALEGRIDALGDQLKALADRLDSPKNETRAAPEAEAPKAPAADGAATTVVVAFTLQRELEAGRPYADEIAALTRLGADAGVIASLSPMAEKGAPTGAQLRETFAPIAKRLRAAENHAGGDLAEHLLHGASKLVKVHPTGQPHPETVDGKLDKIDAALVHGDFAAAQAAFESLPEAAQAEGKEFGEMLQQRIAAAKAADDLLHSAIAALGGQK from the coding sequence ATGGCCGGACCCGACGCCGACGAGAAGGATAATGTTCCAGCGGTGGAGGGCGGAGCCGGCGACGCCGGAAAGACGCCGGAAGCGCCCCGAAAGCCGCCCGGCGCGGCGCGGCGCGGCGGCGGCCTGCTCATGAAACTGTCCGGCTCGGCGCTGCTGCTCCTGATCGCGATCGGAGCAGGCGGCTATGGCGCGCTGATTTTCAAGGATAAGGATCCGCGCATCCGCCTCGTGGCGGACTATGTCGAAAGCGGCGTCGGCGAAGCGCAATCGGCGCTCGACAAGGCGCAGGCCAGCCTCGCGGAGCTGATGGGCGAGACCAAGCCGGCCAAGGGCTCGAAGGTCACGACCTACCGGGCGGCGCCGCTCGCGCAATCGCCCGAACCCGAAAAAGCGCCGGAGCCGGTCAAGGCTCCAGAGCCGGCGAAAGCGCCGGAGCGCGTCGAGAAGGCTCCCGAGGCGCCGGCCGCCCCCGCGCAACCGGCTTTTTCCGCCGCCGACGCCGTCGCGCTCGAAGCGCGCGTCGAGGCCACCGTCGAGGCCTCCAACGAGCTGGCGCGCAAGGCGCTGCAACTCGCCGAATCGGCCCTGGCGGCGGCGGAGGCCGCGAAATCCGGCAGGGCCGCCGCGCCCGGAGCAACGGCTCCCGCCGACGCCGGCGGCTTCACGGCCGAGGAGATGAGTTCGGCGCTAGAGGGGCGCATCGACGCGCTCGGCGATCAGCTCAAGGCGCTGGCCGACCGTCTGGACTCGCCCAAGAACGAGACCCGCGCCGCGCCCGAGGCCGAGGCGCCGAAAGCGCCCGCGGCGGACGGCGCCGCCACGACGGTGGTGGTCGCCTTCACGCTCCAGCGCGAGCTCGAGGCGGGGCGCCCCTACGCCGACGAAATCGCGGCGCTGACCCGCCTCGGGGCCGACGCCGGCGTGATCGCAAGTCTCTCGCCCATGGCGGAGAAGGGCGCGCCGACGGGAGCGCAGCTGCGCGAAACTTTCGCGCCGATCGCCAAACGCCTGCGCGCCGCCGAAAATCATGCGGGCGGGGATCTGGCCGAGCATCTCCTGCATGGCGCGAGCAAGCTCGTGAAAGTCCATCCCACCGGCCAGCCGCATCCGGAAACGGTCGACGGGAAGCTCGACAAGATCGACGCCGCGCTCGTCCACGGCGACTTCGCGGCGGCGCAGGCGGCTTTCGAGAGCCTGCCGGAGGCGGCGCAGGCCGAGGGGAAGGAATTCGGCGAAATGCTTCAGCAGCGCATCGCCGCCGCTAAGGCCGCCGACGATCTTCTGCACAGCGCCATCGCCGCCCTGGGCGGCCAGAAATAA
- a CDS encoding murein transglycosylase A, translated as MRRPEGLSPVAFEALDGFTRDSLDEALAAFRRSAVRIVTAETEQRPARQPPPGLVAASQAALEEANPEDFFRRWFRPFRLNRAGFVTAYYEPEVEARLAPEPGFETPILSRPPDLVTLNEAPLRLPTGETLTSARRAADGTLAPYPDRRAIEEEGAATGSRPIAFVRDAVELFLMQVQGSARLRLPDGASLPLTYDGRNGWPYTSIGRLLIERGITPAGEMSLETMKATLRRLGAASGEPGRKLMQENRSSVFFGIDASSDRQVGPIGGEGCALTPLRSIAVDRSIWCYGLPFWIETRVPWQDETEAKLERLMIAQDTGSAILGAARADLFFGAGDAAGRRAGLVRHPAEFTVFLPVDEAAP; from the coding sequence GTGCGCCGGCCTGAAGGTCTGTCGCCCGTCGCCTTCGAGGCGCTCGACGGTTTTACTCGCGACAGTCTCGATGAAGCCCTCGCGGCCTTTCGGCGCTCGGCCGTCCGGATTGTGACGGCGGAGACCGAACAGCGTCCCGCCCGCCAGCCGCCTCCCGGCCTCGTCGCGGCCTCACAAGCCGCACTCGAAGAGGCGAACCCCGAAGATTTCTTCCGGCGCTGGTTCCGGCCCTTTCGGCTGAACCGCGCCGGGTTCGTCACCGCCTATTACGAGCCCGAGGTCGAGGCGCGACTTGCGCCGGAGCCGGGCTTCGAGACGCCGATCCTGTCGCGACCGCCCGATCTCGTCACATTGAACGAAGCCCCCTTGCGGCTCCCGACCGGAGAGACCCTGACGAGCGCGCGCCGCGCGGCTGACGGAACGCTCGCGCCCTATCCCGACCGTCGCGCGATCGAGGAAGAAGGCGCCGCGACCGGCTCCCGGCCCATCGCCTTCGTGCGCGACGCGGTAGAGCTGTTTCTTATGCAGGTGCAGGGCTCGGCTCGGCTGCGGCTTCCGGACGGCGCGAGCCTCCCGCTCACCTATGACGGCCGCAACGGCTGGCCCTACACCTCCATCGGCAGGCTTCTGATCGAACGCGGGATCACGCCGGCCGGCGAAATGTCGCTCGAGACGATGAAAGCGACCCTGCGCCGTCTGGGAGCGGCCAGCGGCGAGCCCGGCCGGAAGCTGATGCAGGAAAACCGATCTTCTGTATTCTTCGGTATCGACGCGTCGAGCGACCGGCAGGTCGGCCCGATCGGCGGAGAGGGCTGCGCCCTCACGCCTCTGCGGTCCATCGCCGTCGACCGGTCGATCTGGTGCTATGGCCTGCCCTTCTGGATCGAAACCCGCGTTCCGTGGCAGGATGAAACGGAAGCGAAGCTGGAGCGGCTGATGATCGCGCAGGACACAGGGTCGGCTATTCTCGGGGCGGCCCGCGCCGATCTGTTCTTCGGCGCGGGAGACGCCGCCGGCCGGCGCGCCGGACTGGTGCGCCATCCGGCCGAATTCACCGTTTTCCTGCCGGTCGACGAGGCTGCGCCGTGA
- a CDS encoding Smr/MutS family protein codes for MSEGPRRYTRRLSHAEAELWTIVTANVRPFHARPAPPVEAAPTSAKEPPHKISAAAPNRDRPPPPPRPAVTPLVDIDHRTRVKIKRGRLEVDAKLDLHGMRQDEAQRALTSFLRRAQAEGAKVAIVVTGKGLSREEGGVLRRAVPMWLQSPHLRDVVVGFGEAARHHGGEGALYVRIRRADRARGY; via the coding sequence GTGAGCGAGGGGCCGCGCCGATACACCCGCCGGCTGTCGCACGCCGAGGCCGAGCTCTGGACGATCGTGACGGCCAATGTGCGGCCCTTTCATGCGCGCCCCGCCCCGCCGGTCGAAGCCGCGCCGACCTCGGCGAAGGAGCCGCCCCACAAGATTTCCGCGGCCGCGCCCAACCGCGACCGCCCGCCGCCGCCCCCGCGGCCCGCCGTCACGCCGCTCGTCGACATCGATCATCGCACGCGCGTCAAGATCAAGCGCGGGAGGCTGGAGGTCGACGCCAAGCTCGATCTGCATGGGATGCGGCAGGACGAGGCGCAGCGCGCCCTCACGTCCTTTCTGCGCCGCGCTCAGGCGGAAGGCGCGAAGGTGGCGATCGTCGTCACCGGAAAGGGTCTGTCGCGCGAGGAGGGCGGCGTGCTGAGGCGCGCCGTCCCCATGTGGCTGCAGTCGCCGCATCTGCGCGACGTCGTCGTCGGCTTCGGCGAGGCGGCGCGGCATCACGGCGGCGAAGGCGCGCTCTATGTGCGCATCCGCCGCGCGGATCGCGCCCGCGGTTACTGA
- a CDS encoding heme biosynthesis protein HemY: MLFLFFFILALAVVALGLEWLIEQPGSLTLEFAGWHMEASIPVAVAGLLLLIATVIVVWAIVVALIRLPRRMAGGSRERRRERGLDVISQGLVAVGAGDLARARKAAALAERLLPGEPLTQMLNAQAAQLSGDHQAAAKAFHKMTLKPETKLLGLRGLHIEAKRRQDAEAAHHFAKAAHEIAPLPWAGSAVLEHHAAGGDWEKARAAVEANLAAKAIDAATAQNLRAVIETAMAMEKEREHPHDALRLARQALKRRPGFPPAAATAARVLIHHGDRKQALKLIETVWATKPHPDLAEVYFEALPDESNSQRVARIEKLARLAPDAPESRHILAQAALSARDFTKAREALAPLVAAGQHPTAHTCLLMAEIEDAQNGPSGPVREWLARGSRAPRDPAWIADGVVSKHWLPISPVSGKLDAFEWKIPPHSAQHLTEEGQPNIPAAFLARQPASLEAPASGAGGVAQ; encoded by the coding sequence ATGCTGTTTTTATTCTTCTTCATCCTCGCGCTGGCCGTCGTCGCCCTGGGCCTCGAATGGCTGATCGAGCAGCCTGGCTCGCTGACGCTCGAATTCGCGGGCTGGCACATGGAGGCGTCGATCCCCGTGGCGGTCGCCGGCCTTCTGCTGCTGATCGCGACCGTCATCGTGGTCTGGGCGATCGTCGTGGCGCTGATTCGCCTGCCCCGCCGCATGGCCGGCGGCTCTCGCGAACGGCGCCGGGAGCGGGGCCTCGACGTGATTTCGCAGGGCCTTGTCGCCGTGGGAGCAGGCGACCTCGCCCGCGCGCGAAAGGCCGCGGCGCTGGCCGAGCGCCTGCTGCCCGGCGAACCGCTGACGCAGATGCTCAATGCGCAGGCGGCTCAGCTCTCCGGCGACCATCAGGCGGCGGCGAAAGCCTTCCACAAGATGACGCTGAAACCGGAGACGAAACTTCTGGGCCTGCGCGGCCTGCACATCGAAGCTAAACGGCGGCAGGACGCGGAAGCGGCGCATCATTTCGCGAAGGCCGCCCATGAGATCGCCCCGCTCCCCTGGGCCGGCTCCGCCGTGCTCGAACATCACGCCGCCGGGGGCGACTGGGAGAAGGCCCGCGCGGCGGTCGAGGCCAATCTCGCCGCCAAGGCGATCGACGCCGCGACCGCGCAGAATTTGCGGGCGGTGATCGAGACGGCGATGGCGATGGAGAAGGAGCGCGAGCATCCCCACGACGCGCTGCGCCTCGCCCGCCAGGCGCTGAAGCGCCGCCCCGGATTCCCGCCCGCTGCCGCAACCGCCGCGCGCGTGCTGATTCACCATGGCGACCGCAAACAGGCGCTCAAGCTCATCGAGACCGTATGGGCGACGAAGCCCCATCCCGATCTCGCGGAAGTCTATTTCGAGGCGTTGCCCGACGAGTCGAACAGCCAGCGCGTCGCGCGCATCGAGAAACTCGCCAGACTCGCGCCCGACGCTCCGGAGAGCCGCCACATTCTCGCGCAGGCCGCGCTCTCGGCCCGCGACTTCACGAAAGCGCGCGAGGCGCTGGCGCCGCTCGTCGCCGCGGGTCAGCACCCCACGGCCCACACCTGCCTGCTCATGGCGGAAATAGAGGACGCCCAGAACGGCCCGAGCGGGCCGGTGCGCGAATGGCTCGCGCGCGGATCGCGGGCGCCGCGCGACCCTGCCTGGATCGCAGACGGCGTCGTCTCGAAACACTGGCTGCCGATCTCGCCGGTCAGCGGCAAGCTCGACGCCTTCGAGTGGAAGATCCCGCCCCATTCGGCCCAGCACCTCACCGAAGAGGGCCAGCCGAACATTCCGGCCGCCTTCCTCGCGCGCCAGCCGGCGTCGCTGGAAGCGCCCGCGTCGGGCGCGGGCGGCGTCGCTCAGTAA
- the dnaQ gene encoding DNA polymerase III subunit epsilon — translation MREIVFDTETTGLDPSKGDRVVEIGAVEILNLIPTGRVFHAYIDPERDMPEEAFRVHGLSREFLSQHRKFREIAEEFIDFIEDSPMVAHNAEFDVRFINAEFSMLNFAPLAPARIVDTLAIARRLHPGSPASLDALCQRYGIDLSRRDKHGALLDAGLLAEVYAELMGGRQAALSLQTVSVSRRAQTSDLLRARPAPLEDRLTPAEDEAHRAFVAGLSKSAIWDRYLTGRSDESAASPG, via the coding sequence ATGCGCGAAATCGTCTTCGATACGGAAACCACCGGCCTCGATCCCTCGAAAGGCGACCGCGTCGTCGAGATCGGCGCCGTCGAGATTTTGAATCTCATTCCGACCGGCCGCGTCTTCCACGCCTATATCGATCCCGAGCGCGACATGCCGGAGGAGGCGTTTCGCGTTCACGGCCTCTCTCGCGAGTTTCTGTCCCAGCACAGGAAGTTTCGCGAGATCGCAGAGGAATTCATCGATTTTATCGAGGATTCCCCAATGGTCGCGCATAACGCCGAATTCGACGTGCGTTTCATCAACGCCGAATTCTCAATGCTGAATTTCGCGCCGCTGGCGCCCGCGCGCATCGTCGACACGCTCGCCATCGCGCGGCGGCTTCATCCCGGCAGCCCCGCCTCTCTCGACGCGCTGTGTCAGCGATATGGCATCGATCTCTCGCGCCGCGACAAGCACGGGGCGCTTCTCGACGCGGGACTTCTGGCGGAGGTTTATGCGGAGCTGATGGGCGGGCGCCAGGCCGCGCTCTCCCTGCAGACGGTGAGCGTGTCACGCCGCGCGCAGACGTCGGATCTGCTGCGCGCCCGCCCCGCGCCGCTCGAAGACCGGCTCACCCCCGCAGAGGACGAGGCGCATCGCGCCTTTGTGGCGGGGCTGTCGAAGTCTGCGATTTGGGATCGTTACCTGACGGGGCGGTCCGACGAATCGGCCGCCTCGCCGGGCTGA
- a CDS encoding Tim44/TimA family putative adaptor protein: MAPTGEPFDPSLVVFAALAVFVIWKLRSVLGVRVDRDAPPPAQFQPRRPSPAGATPLPGAAPLDDGAAARRNVPASWEGVAEKGGAAASGLDAIAAADPRFDGQAFLDGARRAYDMIVSAFARGDRDQLRPLLSKEVFDGFAAEIARREENGETMETAVIAIDSALVESARAAPRLNEITVRFATRLMNLRRNKEGETIEGGHTIPVVELWTFARDPRASDPNWKLVATRPAE; encoded by the coding sequence ATGGCGCCAACCGGCGAACCTTTCGATCCGTCGCTCGTCGTCTTTGCGGCGCTTGCTGTCTTCGTCATCTGGAAGCTGCGTTCAGTCCTGGGCGTGCGCGTCGATCGCGACGCTCCGCCGCCGGCGCAATTCCAGCCGAGGCGACCGTCGCCCGCCGGCGCCACGCCGCTACCCGGCGCCGCGCCGCTCGACGATGGCGCGGCCGCGAGGCGCAACGTCCCTGCGAGCTGGGAGGGCGTCGCCGAAAAGGGCGGCGCAGCCGCCTCCGGCCTCGACGCCATCGCCGCTGCGGACCCGCGTTTCGACGGCCAGGCTTTTCTGGACGGCGCCAGGCGCGCCTATGACATGATAGTCTCGGCCTTCGCCAGGGGCGACCGGGACCAGTTGCGTCCGCTTCTTTCCAAGGAGGTTTTCGACGGCTTCGCCGCCGAGATCGCTCGTCGCGAAGAGAATGGCGAGACGATGGAGACGGCCGTCATAGCCATCGATTCCGCGCTGGTGGAGTCGGCCCGCGCCGCGCCGCGTCTCAACGAGATCACCGTGCGCTTCGCAACACGGCTGATGAATCTGCGCCGCAACAAGGAAGGCGAGACGATCGAGGGCGGACATACGATTCCGGTCGTCGAATTGTGGACCTTTGCGCGCGACCCGCGCGCCTCGGACCCGAACTGGAAACTCGTCGCGACGCGACCCGCAGAATAA
- a CDS encoding Maf family protein translates to MTTASSFWRADAPLILASRSAGRQAVLAQSGLPFEARPADVDERGIESRLEPVGADALALALARAKARSVSARSLGRLVLGADQVASCEEWIFGKPGTMKEAAELLRFLSGRSHRLHSAVALVRDGAIIFETVAHADLTMRELSDEFIAAYLALMGETALASAGAYQVEGLGAQLFASVSGDHWTIMGLPILPLLDALRREGALIS, encoded by the coding sequence GTGACGACCGCGTCCTCTTTCTGGCGCGCCGACGCGCCGCTGATTCTCGCCTCGAGAAGCGCCGGCCGTCAGGCCGTTCTGGCGCAGTCGGGCCTCCCATTCGAGGCGCGCCCGGCCGACGTCGATGAGCGTGGGATCGAATCACGCCTCGAGCCCGTCGGCGCGGACGCGCTGGCCTTGGCGCTCGCGCGCGCCAAGGCCCGGTCCGTTTCCGCCCGCTCGCTCGGCCGTCTGGTGCTGGGGGCGGATCAGGTCGCGAGCTGCGAGGAGTGGATTTTCGGCAAGCCGGGGACGATGAAGGAAGCGGCCGAATTGCTGCGTTTTCTCTCCGGGCGGAGTCATCGTCTCCATTCCGCCGTCGCCCTCGTTCGCGACGGCGCGATCATTTTCGAGACCGTCGCGCACGCCGATCTGACGATGCGGGAGCTGAGCGACGAATTCATCGCCGCCTATCTCGCCCTCATGGGGGAAACGGCGCTCGCGAGCGCCGGCGCCTATCAGGTCGAAGGGCTGGGGGCGCAGCTTTTCGCGAGCGTCAGCGGCGATCACTGGACCATCATGGGTCTGCCGATCCTCCCCCTTCTCGACGCCCTTCGCCGCGAGGGAGCGCTGATCTCTTGA
- a CDS encoding FxsA family protein, producing MNRSKFLGFAIGAWIVVEILAFTLVIKSLGVLATVALGLGTTALGLADVKRLLSYWRERRSGANRGGATLDGAMQALGALLLILPGFASDFVGLALKSPSVRESVARRIRERGKAKDPRTIDLEPGEWKVVTRKRRAPRKAGAK from the coding sequence GTGAATAGATCGAAATTTCTGGGCTTCGCGATCGGCGCCTGGATCGTTGTGGAGATTCTGGCCTTCACGCTCGTCATCAAATCTTTGGGCGTGCTGGCGACGGTTGCGCTAGGTCTCGGGACCACCGCATTGGGTCTCGCTGACGTTAAGCGCCTGCTTTCCTATTGGCGTGAGCGGCGGAGCGGGGCCAATCGCGGCGGCGCGACTCTGGATGGCGCGATGCAGGCCCTGGGGGCGCTGCTGCTCATTCTTCCGGGTTTCGCCTCCGATTTCGTCGGGCTCGCGCTCAAATCCCCATCGGTGCGGGAAAGCGTCGCACGGCGCATTCGGGAGCGCGGCAAGGCGAAGGACCCGCGCACCATCGACCTGGAGCCGGGCGAATGGAAGGTCGTGACCAGGAAGAGGCGCGCCCCGCGCAAGGCCGGCGCGAAATGA
- the coaE gene encoding dephospho-CoA kinase (Dephospho-CoA kinase (CoaE) performs the final step in coenzyme A biosynthesis.) has protein sequence MLRLGLTGSIGMGKSTTAQMFRDEGVAVLDSDQIVHDLYRGAAVAPIEAEFPGVTVDGVVDRGLLAARVLDDPASMKKLEQIVHPLVWAERDRFLKEQDEKGARIVVYDVPLLFETGAEKTVDAIVVVSAPEDVQKARVLARPGMTEEKFAAILAKQTPDAEKRARADFVVHTDRGLDEARKEVRAILDALEGRA, from the coding sequence ATGCTGCGCCTGGGCCTCACCGGTTCGATTGGCATGGGCAAATCGACGACGGCCCAGATGTTTCGCGACGAGGGCGTGGCCGTGCTCGATTCGGACCAGATCGTTCACGACCTGTACAGAGGCGCGGCGGTCGCCCCGATCGAGGCGGAGTTTCCGGGCGTAACGGTCGACGGCGTGGTGGATCGCGGGCTTCTCGCCGCGCGTGTGCTCGACGATCCGGCGTCGATGAAGAAGCTGGAGCAGATCGTCCATCCGCTCGTCTGGGCGGAGCGGGACCGCTTTCTGAAGGAGCAGGACGAAAAGGGCGCGCGCATCGTCGTCTATGATGTGCCGCTGCTGTTCGAGACGGGCGCAGAGAAGACTGTCGACGCCATCGTCGTCGTCTCGGCGCCGGAAGATGTGCAAAAGGCCCGCGTGCTTGCGCGGCCGGGCATGACGGAGGAGAAATTCGCCGCCATTCTGGCGAAGCAGACGCCGGACGCGGAAAAGCGGGCCCGCGCCGATTTCGTCGTGCATACGGACAGGGGACTCGACGAAGCGCGAAAGGAAGTTCGGGCGATTCTGGATGCGCTCGAAGGAAGGGCCTGA
- the hemJ gene encoding protoporphyrinogen oxidase HemJ — translation MYLWIKALHVVAIISWMAGLLYLPRLFVYHAETAPGPQSETFKIMERRLYRYIMTPAMTVAWLTGFYLAVEGGALSSGWFHVKATLVVLMTAAHVHDGVLQRRFAADANRHSSRYYRVLNEIPTLLMIGIVVLVIVKPF, via the coding sequence ATGTATCTCTGGATCAAGGCGCTGCATGTCGTCGCCATCATTTCATGGATGGCCGGGCTTCTCTATCTGCCGCGGCTCTTCGTCTATCACGCCGAAACAGCGCCGGGGCCCCAGTCCGAGACCTTCAAGATCATGGAGCGGCGGCTTTACCGCTATATCATGACGCCGGCGATGACGGTCGCCTGGCTGACGGGGTTTTATCTCGCGGTCGAGGGCGGGGCGCTGTCGTCGGGGTGGTTTCACGTGAAAGCAACGCTGGTGGTCCTGATGACCGCCGCGCATGTCCATGACGGCGTGCTGCAGCGGCGTTTCGCGGCGGACGCGAACCGCCATTCCTCGCGCTATTACCGCGTCCTCAACGAGATCCCCACATTGCTCATGATCGGCATCGTCGTTCTGGTGATCGTGAAGCCTTTTTGA
- the hemE gene encoding uroporphyrinogen decarboxylase, with product MSDEKALISALRGKASAVPPMWLMRQAGRYLPEYRALRAKAKSFLDFCYTPAMAAEVTLQPVRRFHFDAAILFSDILVIPDAMGQTVSFETGSGPRLDPIETPEGISRLGAFDITKLSPVFETIDRVKSELPADVAFIGFCGAPWTVASYMIAGQGTPDQAPARLFAFRHPEAFSSLIDRLVDASVDYLVRQIDAGVEVVQIFDSWAGVLPANEFEAWSARPIARMIAALKTQRPNVPVIAFVRGADAQLPRLTKTLHADGYGLDTALDPKWAAANTAANVCLQGNLDPLALIAGGAALDREIDSILGAFAGRPHIFNLGHGILPQTPIEHVERLVERVRGARD from the coding sequence ATGTCTGACGAAAAAGCTCTGATCTCTGCGTTGCGCGGTAAAGCGAGCGCCGTCCCGCCAATGTGGCTCATGCGGCAGGCGGGCCGTTATCTGCCGGAATATCGCGCGCTTCGGGCCAAGGCGAAGAGCTTCCTCGATTTCTGCTACACGCCCGCCATGGCCGCCGAAGTGACGCTGCAGCCGGTCCGGCGCTTCCACTTCGACGCCGCGATCCTCTTCTCGGACATTCTCGTCATCCCCGACGCCATGGGCCAGACGGTGTCCTTTGAAACGGGCTCGGGCCCGCGCCTCGATCCGATCGAGACGCCGGAGGGGATTTCCCGGCTCGGCGCCTTCGATATCACGAAACTCTCGCCGGTCTTCGAGACCATCGATCGGGTGAAATCGGAGCTGCCGGCGGATGTCGCCTTCATCGGTTTCTGTGGCGCGCCATGGACGGTCGCAAGCTATATGATCGCCGGGCAGGGCACGCCGGACCAGGCGCCGGCGCGGCTTTTCGCCTTCCGCCATCCGGAGGCGTTCTCCAGTCTCATCGACCGGCTCGTCGACGCATCGGTGGATTATCTCGTCCGGCAAATCGACGCCGGCGTCGAGGTCGTGCAGATTTTCGACAGCTGGGCGGGAGTGCTGCCGGCCAATGAATTCGAGGCCTGGTCGGCGAGGCCGATCGCGCGAATGATTGCGGCGCTGAAGACGCAACGGCCGAATGTGCCGGTCATCGCCTTCGTGCGCGGCGCCGACGCGCAATTGCCGCGGCTGACGAAGACGCTCCACGCCGATGGCTATGGACTCGATACGGCGCTCGATCCGAAATGGGCGGCGGCGAACACCGCGGCGAATGTTTGCCTTCAGGGCAATCTCGATCCGCTGGCGCTCATCGCTGGCGGCGCGGCGCTGGACCGGGAGATCGACTCGATCCTCGGGGCCTTTGCGGGCCGGCCGCATATTTTCAATCTCGGCCATGGCATTCTGCCGCAGACGCCGATCGAACATGTGGAACGGCTCGTCGAGCGGGTGCGAGGGGCGAGGGACTAG